The following DNA comes from Castor canadensis chromosome 4, mCasCan1.hap1v2, whole genome shotgun sequence.
ataatcctagctagttgggaggctgagattgggagaattaaggccagcctgtgtaaacagtttgcaagaccccacctccaaaatgaccagagcaagaGGGACTGgaggggtagctcaagtggtagagtacctgcctaacaagtgtgaagccccaagtttaACCCcgagttccattaaaaaaaaaagcaattctgtTTACTCCACAGATTACTATAAAGATTAAGTGAGAAAATAAAGTCCAATTTTACAACAGTGAATGGGATATTGTAAAACACCTGATGTAAATGTTATTCTGTTGAAGAATAACCATTTAAAGATTAACCATTTGAAAGTTTGATACTGTTTTTAGCATGCAGCTGGCtgtatacaaataaatattagactagatttttttttttttttttgtgggactggggtttgaagtcagggcttcatgatttCAAAGctagaactctaccacttgagccacaccttcagtcctcaGCTCTAGATTTGAATAATGTTTATCTCTCTTGAATTAACTAGCATTGTTTTCTAGCCACTGTTTTTAATAttcagaagtgtgtgtgtgtgtgtgtgtccatctgtctgtctgtttttaaGCCAAAgaaagggataagggagggagcagaTAGGAAAGGTACTATGTCTTACAAAAAAATCCTGAGGTCCCCTGCCCTTGGTCACTAGTGTTCTGTATCAGGTAACCTGACTGCATTCTTCTTCCCTGGTACAAttcccctcttttctcttttttggctgGATTTTAGATTCCCAGCAAAAGGAATGCAAACATTTGGTCTGCTTTGCCTGctttttggaaacatttttctatttgtgtCTCTCCTTTTATCATACCAATTTCTGTGTCTTTCCTTTATGTCCTCCAGATACTGAAAGGCATCCTAGAGGGTGCTTCCCACATCCTCCCTGCACTCCGGGTCCTGAGCAATCTTCTGGCCAGCTGCAGTAACTCTGTTCCCTTATATTCCTTCTGCCGGGAGGCAGGACTGCCTGGGCTGCTGCTCAACCTACTCAGGCATAGCCAGGAGAGCAAAAGTATCCAGCAGGTGTGCACCAGTCCCAGAGCCTCTAGCAACCAACAGAAGGTCCTTTTCCTTGGACCTCTGTCCTTTGAACTGCCATCTCTATTTGGCCTGAcagcccttttattttctttcctcttttttctaatTACCAGACCATCATTCGATAACTTTAATGCCTCTGGCAAGATAGGTAGTGTCAAGTCAGTGAAGCAGGCTAAGTGTGCAACTATCTGAGTAGTGGAAAATAGGATGAACTAGACAGCACATGCCCACTCTAAATGGAGCATCTTTGCCCCAGCTTCCACCCATCGTTGCTGTGTAGAAATTTAAGTCAATGTGTCAGATTCTCTAGTTTTCCCAAAAGAAGGTAGAAACCCAGATTTTCACACATATCTTTCCACTAGTTAGAATATTTTGCTTAGGAATGTTGAATCGGCCTTTTGACCTGGTTTTATACGGTAGGATACCAAATTCATAGATTAGCTCCTATACAATCACTATACAGGTGTGACCTGTAAATGGTCACAGAGACAATAAGTGGAAGAACTAGGACTGAGACTCAATGTGTCTGGGGCCAAACCTTTACTTCCCCACACTGTGTCCTGCCACAGCTGAGCTCAAAGGACCCTCCGAGTCAGGGCTGAGGGGGCTTAGGTTAAGTCAGTTAGAATGCTGCACTCTATTGATGAGTATTAAGTTTGGGCAAATTCAAGGAATTAAAGTTTTTTGAAAAATAGAGCCTCCTATACTCCAAAATGATGTTCATGTGAAAAAGATTGTTTATAGTTTACTGGTGGACACTTTGTTACCTATTGATCTTTCTGCTcttatttctcttcccttttacCTTTCTGTTTGGTCAACTTGACAGGCtctctgtacatttttttttaaaactgcctTTTCTACTCTTTGTCTCCATTCCTcacattgtttttttctctcctcttccttggCAGCAACCTTGGTATGGGACCTTCTTAAAGGATCTGATGGCTGTGATTCAGGCCTACTTTGCCTGCACCTTCAATCTGGAGAGGAACCAGACAGGTGACAGGTGGGATAAAAGAAGCTTTTGTTCTATTGGCCAGTTTGGCTTCAGTTTCTACTGtatttctttccctcctcattaGAAAGAAGCCAAGAGAGAAGTATGACAGGGTTAGTGATCAGCTGAGTTTAGCTGCTCCTCTTAAGGACATTAGGACCCCTCCAATTTCACCTCAAGACTTTCAGTTTCTAAGAGTCAGCAATACCATGAACCTAAATGGAAGAGTCAAGATGTGAAAATGGCAGAGAACGAGTtagatgggtgtgtgtgtgtgtgtgtgtgtgtttagttttaGTAAGGGAGATGTGTTCCTTTGCAAGATTCTCCTACCTACCCAGACTGAACCATTCACCATATCTAGGCTTTTAGTATAAAGATGAGAAGAAACCATGGCCCATTTTCCCCCAGCCTACAGGTGTTTCAGGAGGCTGCCAACCTCTTTCTGGACCTGCTGGGGAAACTGTTGACCCAACCAGATGACACTGAGCAGACACTGCGAAGGGACAGCCTTATGGTAATCTACTCCCACCTCCagatttctgtcttttctgtttttctctatcccctttttgttttgttttgtttttttagtggttactgggtttgaactcagggcctacaccttgaaccactctaccagctctttttttgtgtgtgtgtgatgggtgttttcgagatagcatctcacaaactatttgcatggattggcttcaaactgcgatactcctaatctctgcctcctgagtagctaggattacagctgtgagccactggtacccagtctTGGTTCTTACACTAAGCCCAGTCAGTTTTCTGATTCCCTGATGCTACCTCTACCCTTGTTTCCTTTAGTGCTTTGCTGTTCTGTGTGAAGCCATGGACGGGAACAGCCGAGCCATCTCCAAAGCCTTTTACTCCAGCCTGTTGACCACACAGCGTGCTGTGTTGGATGGTCTCCTTCATGGCTTGACAGTTCCACAGCTCCCTTTCCACACACCCCCAGGTGATCAGGGTGGGAAGGGGAGGTTCTCTTGATTACTTGTTGAGTAAGTCTGACTCTAATCTTCCTTCTTCCATCATTTAGAATGGTGCCTGGCATTTAatgagtgctcagtaaatgtgaactgaaagaatgaatgaggaTGTGAAAGAAAACTAGATCTCACCCTGCATTCCTTGCCTTTCTCCATAGGAGCCCCACAAGTGAGCCAGCCACAACGGGAACAGAGTGATGACCTGCCTACAGCCATTTCCTGTGCCCTGGCAGCCATGTGCACTGCCCCTGTGGGACTGCCTAGCTGTTGGGATGCTAAGGAGCAGGTCTGAGCTGCAAGTTCTTGTTCCTGTCTTCCTGGCTGACAGGGGAGTTGGGGAGGCTGAGTTTTTCAGAGggacagaaaaaataaacttgGGATTCTTCTTGCTCAGTATTTCCAGAAACAGTTGTGGAACACAGTGTAGCCAGAATCCCAGAACCCAGCTGGTAAGGAAGAGGGCTTGATAACTACCCAGAGTCAGGGCAGCTAATTAGAAGCCACCATGCTTTCCCAAGAGCTCAAGATTTAGCTTTCCTGCTCCATGTTGCCCAGTAACACTTTCCTTTGTACCTGTATACACTGAGGCCAAGACTTAGCTCTCCATTGACCatgaaaactgggaatagaatgGGGTCTGAAGTTCCTGGTGAACCTGAGAAGAAGATTAAGGGTCCTGGTCAATTGGGCATATGTGAGAAATAGGATTGGAATAAGGTGAATGGGATGGAGTCGTTGGATATGTCTCCATAGGTCTCTTGGCATTTGGCAAATCAGCTAACAGAGGACAACAGCCAACTGAGGCCGTCCCTAATCTCTGGCCTGCGGCATCCTATCCTGTGCCTCCACCTTCTCAAGGTACTTCATTTCTATAGCTCCCACAATCTTAGATTTCCCCTAGTTAATCCTCTTTAGAATTGCCCTCACAAAGgtgtgttttactaatctcctaggcacttcTCAGTTCAATAAAGTTGACAATCAGGATTAATCATCACAACCCCCCAAGTTTGGACACCAGCTTTGTTGAGAGGCTCATCTGCTTTTCAGCTGAGTCTTGCAATTTAGGAACTAGGGACTGCTCTGCCCACTAACCCTCTTTCCACTAGGTTCTCTACTCCTGCTGCCATGTGAGTGAGCGTCTGTGCCATATTATAGGACAAGAGCCCCTGGCCTTGGAGTCACTGTTGATGTTGGTCCAGAGCAAGGTAGGCCAGTAACATGGGTGATTATCTCACAGTAGTCCCCCGTTTCGCCCAGAGGTTGTTTTGTTAGCTCAGGTTTCCTTTATAGGCAAAAGTAGTGGATTGGGAAGAATCCACTGAAGTAGCACTacaccttctctcccttcttgtcTTTCGGTTCCAAGATCTGCCTTTGGGGTGAGTCATAAAGTCAAGTTTCTTCAATGAAGTCTTCTACCTGTGAAGCTAACCCTGACACAGAATATGGGGAATGACATCCTTTAGTCTTTGCTTAGGGGGTACTGGGACAGAGACAGTAAAAGCTTATCTGGAAAGAACAGACCTGGATTCCCAACAACTTTGGGCCTTGGAAGTGGATATATAGCCTAAATGAAGAATTCAGtccaagggagaagggagggcccCTTACTGGCCTCCTTTAACATGCTTGCATCTGTTGATGTGTCTCCCTATTCCAGAATGGAGAAGCTAGGCAGTGAGGTTGCTACTCTCTTTACCCACTCACACGTCGTCTCTCTTGTGGTGAGTTTTTaactttctccctccttctcctttcacCCTGGCATCCAGCCCTCCTGGGAGCCAGCAGTCACTCTCCATTTGCAGCTGTTTCTGCAGACATTCATTCTTCTGGACCAGGACAGAGACGTAAATCCTCTCTGCCTGTCCTAAACACCATTCAGATTCAGATGGTCCTCCTCTGCCTCTCCCACAGAATGCAGCAGCTTGTCTCTTGGGACAACTTGGTCAGCAAGGGGTGACCTTTGACCTACAGCCCAAGGAATGGATTGCCGCAGCTGCACATGCCCTGTCTGCCTCTGCAGAGGTAAGGCCTACCAGAGAAGGCCCAGACACATTTTCTCTGCTGCACATTAGGGCAGCACTCCAgggaaaaagaccaaaattctAGCAAGTCTGGAGGAAACTAAAGAATGGAAAAGGAATCAAGgagtccttctttctttttcctttgccttCAGATAGTAAGCCCCTCTGAGCCCTCTGGTCAGGACTTCAGATTTTTCTTGTGGAGCTTTTAAaggcagggagaaggaagaggaaaggaagctgCCTGGTAATCTGAGGTGTGAGGTTTCCctgctgcttcagtttcttccAGGAGCTCATGCTCTATGGTTAAAAGTGTTGTCTTCTCCTACCACAAAGTCCAttctacttttctcattttttctccatAACTGAGCGGGAGAAGGAACTTACACTTTATGCATTTTTCAGGAATTCAGACCATTTTGTAGCCTTCTTTCCAggactttctctctttcctttttagatCCTATGGAACTCATATTTCCCTCGTTTTGTAAAAATAGACTTCATGTGCACATTATGGTCATCCTTATGTAGGTAGAATTCCTTATAAGTTAAAAATTGTACATTCACATATGTTATCCCACAACACACTTGGAAGATAGACACAAAATGTGGTAATATTCATCTGCTTTTTCTTGATGAAGTTTACTTTCAGAGAGACCGTATCACTGGTGAAAACACTAACATTCATTCAGGAGCTCCTTCTTCCCCATTATTCCTTCCCCAGCTGATTCCCCTAGGTGCTATATATTCTACCTTCCAGTTGACTCTCAGGTCTTTTCCCTCCATCACTAACCTGCCCTAGTTTATGTATGCGTCATCTATCTTCTGGTTTTTGGCTCTTGCATACTCTAGGATCTTTCTTCTCCGGCCTATTCACCAAAGTGAGCCTTCCTGAGAGTTAATACGGTCATTCATTCAACCAGTATTTATTCAACACATAAGTATGTGTTGAGTGCTCTGCATTATTCCAGTGTCTGAGGATATAGTAGggaataaaagagataaaaaatattACTGATGCAGAATACAAGTTGTCTGAATAATACTTCAGTGACTTCCTGCTACTTCTGGGATAAAGTGCAGACTCTAGTCTGCACTTAATGCTCATTTGTTGCCCGTGGGCTCTGTGATCCTTCCACCAGAAGGGTTACCTTTTCCGAAATTCACTATGGCCTTTTACGCCTATCTGTTTTTACATATACTATggctttttcttaaaatgttctcCTTTTCTACTGCCACCCTTttgtctgttatttatttatttatttatgtagtggtgctggagatcaaatgcTGTCTCACTGAGCAACAtcccaaacactgtcattaattttttttcttttaaagctatctcattctgttttcatcacctttaatttagtttaatttttttttaattattattcgtGATACTGggtgaggattgaacccaaggcctcaagcatactaggcaagtgctctaatacttaaaccatgtccccagtcctttgtCTGTAAGATTTTTAATGAATCAGTTTCCTACCACCAGGAGGTGATGTTAGGTACTCTCAACTGTGCCCCAACCTCTTGTTTAGCAACCTTAATTGTTTTTATATCTGCTTATTCTACCAGACTGTGTCATTAGGACACATGCTGGAAGAGTAGGCAGGAACCAAGACTCCTAAATCCAGAAGAACTCTTACCACTCTTCCAGGCCAAGGAAGAGATTTTCTACCCAATTAAGAGTTGGGTCACAGGCCTGGATGGCCACCTTGTCCCTCTCTCAGTGGTCTGTATTCTTCTTGAGTCTCTCCAACAGATCCGGCTGACTCCACCAGGTAGCTGTGGGTTCTATGATGGTGTCCTCATCCTTCTGCTGCAGCTCCTTACCCAGGTATAGGTGTATCTTGGGATAaacaagaagaaaggagagagaaactgGGCATTTTTTGGAGCCACTGGGTAATAGGAATGAAGAAGCAACCCATACTCACCTCTCAACCTCCTAGCATAGGCTAGCCTCAGAATTGCCCCACCTGCCCTTAGTAAGACCCTTTAAAGGAAATTGTTCAGCTGCATCCCTTGGGGAATCCAGTGGGgaaaaaacatgttttaatttttcttttataggcCCTGCTAACAAGATGGCCTTGCTACAAGCTTACCCCAACAGGGCAATTCCCTGATTTTCAGCAGGCACACCCAAGGGTGGAGAGATCAGCGGTTTAAGTTGTGACAGGAAGGAGAATAAGCTGGGTGTTGGGATGCATgtcagtactcaggaagctgaagcaggaggatcataagtttgaggctagcctgggcaacttagtaaaactctgtctcaaaaaaacaaaaccaggtgtcaaatgactcacacctataatcctagctatttgggaggctgagattgggagaatcgaggtttgaagccagcctgggcaaacagtttgtgagactctgtctccaaaatagcaagaacaaaatggactggaggtgtggctcaagtggtagagcacctcttttgcaagggtgaagccctgagttcaacccctagtcctaccaaaaccaaaaaatagaaaggaagataaTATGGAAATACTagatggaaagacagaaggaattATTTCTAGGGCTCCTTTGTGGGTAAGggacagaaatgaaaacacatttggACTCTTGACTTCTGTCTCCCCACCCACCCTCTTTCACTTTGGTCTCCAGCAGCGGAAGGCCAGCCTAATCAGAGATGTGGCTAGCTCAGATGTGTGGACCATTTTGTGGCACCGTTTCTCTATGGCCCTGAAGCTACCTGAGAAGGCATCTACACAGGAAGAGGGGATGTCACTATCTAGTTCACCCAACCCAGAGCCAGACTGGACACTAATCTCACCCCAAGGTATCTTTGTATTAGCATAGCCTCCTTTGTGAGGCCAGTATATGGATCCCTCTTCAAGAGGAAGCAGCATAGAACTGGGGTAACATACAGAGATGTCTGCTGCTGCTGCCTGTGAAAAGGATGTCAGAGTCTACAATGATGCTATTCAAGGATAGGAAAGAGACTGGATAGTTATGGGCCTTGGAGCCATGGGGAAGCAGGGGCATCTGGGCCTCTGCTTTCCTAGGTCTCTATTCTTGGTGTTTTCAGGCATGGTGGCCCTGCTAAGCCTTGCCATGGCTACCTTCACCCAGGAACCCCAGTTATACCTGAGCTACCTGTCCCAGCGTGGAAGTATCCTCATGTCCAACCTGAAGCACCTGCTTTCCCCCAGCTTCCTGCATCACCTGAGTCGGGCGTGAGTCTGAGCTAGAGGAAGGAGAATGGAAGATCAGAGTCAGCAAtggagggatgggggagaggggcCAGGAGAGAAGTAGCTGATAGCTTGAGTTATGAGGCTAGAAATGGGATAAGGATTAGGCTGGGAACCTAAGGAGTTGCTGAGATTAGGGAAGGGTTGCTAAGGAAGGAAATTACAGGAGAGAGAGGAAACAAAGTGTAGGTGAGCAAGACCCAAGTTTGTTCTGCATACCCCTCCATAGGCCTCACGGGCCTGAGTTTCTTCCTGTTGTGGTGCTCTCCGTGTGCCAGCTCCTCTGCTTCCCCTTTGCCCTGGATGTGGATGCTGACCTCCTTGTAGGTATCTTGGCTGACCTCAGGGACTCAGAAGTTGCAGCCCACCTGCTTCAGGTACTTGGGAAGCTACTGGGCATGGAGGGGGGAGGAAGATGTCTAGTGTCTTGTCCTCTAATTCATTTCCCAACAACTCCAGGGCTTTCCTGGCCCCTGTAAGAGTGGAGCATCTGGCTTGATCTAAGAGTTGGAGTAAAGACAGCACTCATGCCTGAAAAGAGGCATGTGGTCAGAGTTGGGCTAATCCCTCTCTCTCTATCAGTCTTTCATCTGGTTCTGTTGGAGCTCACTGAAGAGGACATCCTAATCCAGACACTGAAGGCTGAGCTCCTTAGTCAGGAATAACTTTCCTGACAGTCCTTGGCATTATGCTATGGGTCTTTGAAAGCAGAGATTTTGAGCCCTTGCAGTACTAGGGGTGAACTTGGAAAGATGCTCCACATGCGATTCATGTGGTTTCTGAACTGTACAGGCATTTCTTCCTTTAGGCTTCAAAGGACATTGGCTTTTCTTTATCCCAGATTTTAGGTTTCTGCCTAGATGCAGtgttcttctccctcttcctgaaCTCCTTTTACCTGTACCCCCTGTTCTCCTAGGTCTGCTGCCACCATCTTCCATTGTCCCAAGTCGAGCTGCCCATCAGCCTCCTCACCCGCCTGGCCCTCACGGATCTCACTTCTCTCAACCAGTTTGTGAACACAGTGGCTTCCTCTCCTAGAATCATCATCTCATTCCTCTCTGTTGCTCTCTTGAGTGATCAGCCACTAACAATTTCTGACCTTCTCTCCCTGCTGGCCCACACAGCCCGGGTACTGTCTCCTAGCCATTTGTCCTTTATCCAAGAGCTCCTGGCTGGCTCTGATGAATCCTATCGGCCCCTACGCAGCCTCTTGGGCCACCCAGAGAACTCTGTGCGGGCCCGTACTTACAGGCTCCTGGGACACTTGCTCCAATACAGCATGGCCCTGCGTGGGGCATTACAAAGCCAGGCTGGACTGCTCAGCCTTCTGCTGTTGGGACTTGGAGACAAGGACCCTGCTGTGCGGCTCAGTGCCAGCTTTGCTGTGGGCAATGCAGCTTACCAGGCTGGTCCTCTGGGACCTGCCCTGGCATCTGCGGTGCCCAGTATGGCCCAGCTCCTTGGAGATTCTCAGGCTGGTATCCGGCGCAATGCTGCATCAGCTCTTGGCAACTTGGGGCCTGAGGGATTGGGAGAGGAACTATTACAGTGCCAAGTACCCCAGCGGCTCCTAGAGATGGCATGTGGAGATCCTCAGCCAAATGTGAAGGAGGCTGCTCTCATTGCCCTCCGGAGCCTCCGACAGGAGCCCTGTATCCATCAGGTATGTCCCAGAGGACTTTGAGCCATGATGATTGGGGCCCCTAGAGTTGACAGCATTTTTCTGAGATAGTCTGTAAAGGATCGGGACATTGAGAAAGCCAAGGTATGTTTCTGCCTGGGTGCAGGAAACTTGGGGACAATGTGTTAGAGATGATTTTTCCATTTGCCATCTTCCATCCtagagaagggggaagggtgcTGGAAGGGAGCTAGAAGGGGGCTCCATTGGGATAGGACATGCCTGAATTCTCAGGGACTACAGGTTACCTCTTCTTAAGGCAGGGCAGgaaagagatgaaggaagacCAGAAGATGTTGAGCCCATGAAGGTGCCAGTTGTCTTTTAGTTCCATGCTAAGCATTTGACCTTTATTATTATCTGGTTTAAGCTATTATTACCTTCATcttgcaggtgaggaaactgaggcacaaataGTTTCATAACTTATCCAAGTTACAAAACTAGCAGATGGTATTGGGCTTTTGAACTCAGAAGTCTAGGTCCAGAGCCTATACTCTTAACCACTGTCTTATTCTGCCTCTTCTATAGAAACCACTCATGTGTGATAA
Coding sequences within:
- the Stk36 gene encoding serine/threonine-protein kinase 36 isoform X4, with the protein product MEKYHVLEMIGEGSFGRVYKGRKKYSAQVVALKFIPKLGRSEKELRNLQREIEIMRGLRHPNIVHMLDSFETEKEVVVVTDYAEGELFQILEDDGKLPEDQVQAIAAQLVSALYYLHSHRILHRDMKPQNILLAKDGGIKLCDFGFARAMSTNTMVLTSIKGTPLYMSPELVEERPYDHTADLWSVGCILYELAVGTPPFYTTSIFQLVSLILKDPVRWPSTISPCFKNFLQGLLIKDPRQRLSWPDLLHHPFIAGRVTIITEPASSDLGTPFTCHPPPDLQVLKEEQAHRLAPKGNQSRILHQAYKRMAEEAKQKKHQNAGPALAPEDRTSKVTPGTAPLPGLKATPQESSLLAGILASEMKSNWAEWEAGETLPASREKPITLDCEQAFPELKPEIVCQRSIDAVDLENEEPDSDEEWQHFLETTEPVPIQLKAPLTLLCNPVFCQRIQSQLHETGGQILKGILEGASHILPALRVLSNLLASCSNSVPLYSFCREAGLPGLLLNLLRHSQESKSIQQQPWYGTFLKDLMAVIQAYFACTFNLERNQTGDSLQVFQEAANLFLDLLGKLLTQPDDTEQTLRRDSLMCFAVLCEAMDGNSRAISKAFYSSLLTTQRAVLDGLLHGLTVPQLPFHTPPGAPQVSQPQREQSDDLPTAISCALAAMCTAPVGLPSCWDAKEQVSWHLANQLTEDNSQLRPSLISGLRHPILCLHLLKVLYSCCHVSERLCHIIGQEPLALESLLMLVQSKAKVVDWEESTEVALHLLSLLVFRFQDLPLGMEKLGSEVATLFTHSHVVSLVNAAACLLGQLGQQGVTFDLQPKEWIAAAAHALSASAEIRLTPPGSCGFYDGVLILLLQLLTQRKASLIRDVASSDVWTILWHRFSMALKLPEKASTQEEGMSLSSSPNPEPDWTLISPQGMVALLSLAMATFTQEPQLYLSYLSQRGSILMSNLKHLLSPSFLHHLSRAPHGPEFLPVVVLSVCQLLCFPFALDVDADLLVGILADLRDSEVAAHLLQVCCHHLPLSQVELPISLLTRLALTDLTSLNQFVNTVASSPRIIISFLSVALLSDQPLTISDLLSLLAHTARVLSPSHLSFIQELLAGSDESYRPLRSLLGHPENSVRARTYRLLGHLLQYSMALRGALQSQAGLLSLLLLGLGDKDPAVRLSASFAVGNAAYQAGPLGPALASAVPSMAQLLGDSQAGIRRNAASALGNLGPEGLGEELLQCQVPQRLLEMACGDPQPNVKEAALIALRSLRQEPCIHQVLVSLGASEKLALLSLGNQLLPHGNPRPASARHCRKLIHLLRPTHST
- the Stk36 gene encoding serine/threonine-protein kinase 36 isoform X1 codes for the protein MEKYHVLEMIGEGSFGRVYKGRKKYSAQVVALKFIPKLGRSEKELRNLQREIEIMRGLRHPNIVHMLDSFETEKEVVVVTDYAEGELFQILEDDGKLPEDQVQAIAAQLVSALYYLHSHRILHRDMKPQNILLAKDGGIKLCDFGFARAMSTNTMVLTSIKGTPLYMSPELVEERPYDHTADLWSVGCILYELAVGTPPFYTTSIFQLVSLILKDPVRWPSTISPCFKNFLQGLLIKDPRQRLSWPDLLHHPFIAGRVTIITEPASSDLGTPFTCHPPPDLQVLKEEQAHRLAPKGNQSRILHQAYKRMAEEAKQKKHQNAGPALAPEDRTSKVTPGTAPLPGLKATPQESSLLAGILASEMKSNWAEWEAGETLPASREKPITLDCEQAFPELKPEIVCQRSIDAVDLENEEPDSDEEWQHFLETTEPVPIQLKAPLTLLCNPVFCQRIQSQLHETGGQILKGILEGASHILPALRVLSNLLASCSNSVPLYSFCREAGLPGLLLNLLRHSQESKSIQQQPWYGTFLKDLMAVIQAYFACTFNLERNQTGDSLQVFQEAANLFLDLLGKLLTQPDDTEQTLRRDSLMCFAVLCEAMDGNSRAISKAFYSSLLTTQRAVLDGLLHGLTVPQLPFHTPPGAPQVSQPQREQSDDLPTAISCALAAMCTAPVGLPSCWDAKEQVSWHLANQLTEDNSQLRPSLISGLRHPILCLHLLKVLYSCCHVSERLCHIIGQEPLALESLLMLVQSKAKVVDWEESTEVALHLLSLLVFRFQDLPLGMEKLGSEVATLFTHSHVVSLVNAAACLLGQLGQQGVTFDLQPKEWIAAAAHALSASAESLQQIRLTPPGSCGFYDGVLILLLQLLTQQRKASLIRDVASSDVWTILWHRFSMALKLPEKASTQEEGMSLSSSPNPEPDWTLISPQGMVALLSLAMATFTQEPQLYLSYLSQRGSILMSNLKHLLSPSFLHHLSRAPHGPEFLPVVVLSVCQLLCFPFALDVDADLLVGILADLRDSEVAAHLLQVCCHHLPLSQVELPISLLTRLALTDLTSLNQFVNTVASSPRIIISFLSVALLSDQPLTISDLLSLLAHTARVLSPSHLSFIQELLAGSDESYRPLRSLLGHPENSVRARTYRLLGHLLQYSMALRGALQSQAGLLSLLLLGLGDKDPAVRLSASFAVGNAAYQAGPLGPALASAVPSMAQLLGDSQAGIRRNAASALGNLGPEGLGEELLQCQVPQRLLEMACGDPQPNVKEAALIALRSLRQEPCIHQVLVSLGASEKLALLSLGNQLLPHGNPRPASARHCRKLIHLLRPTHST
- the Stk36 gene encoding serine/threonine-protein kinase 36 isoform X2, with product MEKYHVLEMIGEGSFGRVYKGRKKYSAQVVALKFIPKLGRSEKELRNLQREIEIMRGLRHPNIVHMLDSFETEKEVVVVTDYAEGELFQILEDDGKLPEDQVQAIAAQLVSALYYLHSHRILHRDMKPQNILLAKDGGIKLCDFGFARAMSTNTMVLTSIKGTPLYMSPELVEERPYDHTADLWSVGCILYELAVGTPPFYTTSIFQLVSLILKDPVRWPSTISPCFKNFLQGLLIKDPRQRLSWPDLLHHPFIAGRVTIITEPASSDLGTPFTCHPPPDLQVLKEEQAHRLAPKGNQSRILHQAYKRMAEEAKQKKHQNAGPALAPEDRTSKVTPGTAPLPGLKATPQESSLLAGILASEMKSNWAEWEAGETLPASREKPITLDCEQAFPELKPEIVCQRSIDAVDLENEEPDSDEEWQHFLETTEPVPIQLKAPLTLLCNPVFCQRIQSQLHETGGQILKGILEGASHILPALRVLSNLLASCSNSVPLYSFCREAGLPGLLLNLLRHSQESKSIQQQPWYGTFLKDLMAVIQAYFACTFNLERNQTGDSLQVFQEAANLFLDLLGKLLTQPDDTEQTLRRDSLMCFAVLCEAMDGNSRAISKAFYSSLLTTQRAVLDGLLHGLTVPQLPFHTPPGAPQVSQPQREQSDDLPTAISCALAAMCTAPVGLPSCWDAKEQVSWHLANQLTEDNSQLRPSLISGLRHPILCLHLLKVLYSCCHVSERLCHIIGQEPLALESLLMLVQSKAKVVDWEESTEVALHLLSLLVFRFQDLPLGMEKLGSEVATLFTHSHVVSLVNAAACLLGQLGQQGVTFDLQPKEWIAAAAHALSASAESLQQIRLTPPGSCGFYDGVLILLLQLLTQRKASLIRDVASSDVWTILWHRFSMALKLPEKASTQEEGMSLSSSPNPEPDWTLISPQGMVALLSLAMATFTQEPQLYLSYLSQRGSILMSNLKHLLSPSFLHHLSRAPHGPEFLPVVVLSVCQLLCFPFALDVDADLLVGILADLRDSEVAAHLLQVCCHHLPLSQVELPISLLTRLALTDLTSLNQFVNTVASSPRIIISFLSVALLSDQPLTISDLLSLLAHTARVLSPSHLSFIQELLAGSDESYRPLRSLLGHPENSVRARTYRLLGHLLQYSMALRGALQSQAGLLSLLLLGLGDKDPAVRLSASFAVGNAAYQAGPLGPALASAVPSMAQLLGDSQAGIRRNAASALGNLGPEGLGEELLQCQVPQRLLEMACGDPQPNVKEAALIALRSLRQEPCIHQVLVSLGASEKLALLSLGNQLLPHGNPRPASARHCRKLIHLLRPTHST